From the genome of Nakamurella flavida, one region includes:
- a CDS encoding metallophosphoesterase yields MGFLLGLGGLLLVGHVYLWFRLVRSTGTSRRWRVGGAVVLGVLFAVFLTAVSTQRSAAFSQITLLHGVGNVWLAMVLYLFLALLVGELVRLVVLVVRRSRARSSHDGAPVDPRRRLLVSRGIAVGAGVAATATVGWGMTQALSTDVRVLRQGVPLTRLPAGLDGYRIAVVTDLHLGALNGRAFTERVVAAVNAEQVDAVALVGDLVDGSVAALSDSVAPLAGLTSVDGTFFTTGNHEYYSGAGEWMRHLPTLGITVLHNSSVGVSRGGDSLRIAGINDWTGEENGDPANLQTALADRADGEPVVLMAHQPRQVGAAAAADVDLQLAGHTHGGQIWPFHYAVLAQQKVLWGLSRHDNTWLYTSRGIGFWGPPVRVGAPPDITVLTLTRP; encoded by the coding sequence GTGGGTTTCCTCCTCGGCCTCGGCGGCCTGCTGCTCGTCGGGCACGTCTACCTCTGGTTCCGGCTGGTCCGATCGACCGGCACGTCACGCCGCTGGCGCGTCGGGGGCGCGGTCGTGCTGGGCGTGCTGTTCGCCGTCTTCCTCACCGCGGTGAGCACGCAACGGTCGGCCGCCTTCAGCCAGATCACCCTGCTGCACGGCGTCGGGAACGTCTGGCTGGCCATGGTGCTGTACCTGTTCCTGGCCCTGCTGGTCGGTGAGCTGGTCCGACTGGTGGTGCTCGTGGTGCGGCGCTCCCGTGCCCGGTCGTCCCACGACGGCGCCCCGGTCGACCCGCGGCGGCGACTGCTGGTGTCCCGGGGCATCGCCGTCGGTGCCGGGGTGGCGGCCACCGCGACCGTCGGCTGGGGCATGACCCAGGCGCTGTCCACCGACGTCCGGGTGCTGCGGCAGGGTGTACCGCTGACCCGGCTGCCCGCCGGTCTGGACGGGTACCGCATCGCGGTGGTCACCGATCTGCACCTGGGTGCGTTGAACGGTCGGGCGTTCACCGAGCGGGTCGTCGCCGCGGTCAACGCCGAGCAGGTCGACGCGGTGGCCCTGGTCGGCGACCTGGTGGACGGGTCGGTGGCCGCGCTCAGCGACAGCGTCGCCCCTCTCGCCGGACTCACCAGCGTCGACGGCACGTTCTTCACCACCGGCAACCACGAGTACTACTCCGGCGCGGGCGAATGGATGCGGCACCTGCCGACCCTGGGCATCACCGTGCTGCACAACTCCTCGGTGGGTGTCAGCCGCGGCGGGGATTCCCTGCGCATCGCCGGCATCAACGACTGGACCGGCGAGGAGAACGGCGATCCGGCCAACCTGCAGACCGCGCTGGCCGATCGCGCCGACGGCGAGCCCGTCGTGCTCATGGCCCACCAGCCGCGGCAGGTCGGGGCGGCCGCCGCGGCCGATGTCGACCTGCAGCTGGCCGGGCACACCCATGGCGGCCAGATCTGGCCCTTCCACTACGCCGTGCTCGCCCAGCAGAAAGTGCTGTGGGGGCTGAGCCGCCACGACAACACCTGGCTCTACACCTCCCGCGGCATCGGGTTCTGGGGTCCGCCCGTCCGGGTCGGGGCACCGCCGGACATCACGGTGCTGACGCTGACGCGACCCTGA
- a CDS encoding MarR family winged helix-turn-helix transcriptional regulator: MTSGSPALPFDPIAKAAETWAERVGPNASMEAVTNIMRVQQILQASVDERLRPHNLTFARYEALVLLSFSKRGSLPMRLMGERLQLHPTSITNIVDRLEAEGLARRLPHPNDRRTTLVELTDTGRERLAAATVAVTASDFGFVGLDPSELVQLSGLLTKVRRASGDFA; the protein is encoded by the coding sequence ATGACCTCGGGATCGCCTGCCCTGCCGTTCGATCCGATCGCCAAGGCCGCGGAGACGTGGGCCGAACGCGTCGGACCGAACGCCTCGATGGAGGCGGTCACCAACATCATGCGGGTGCAGCAGATCCTGCAGGCCAGCGTGGACGAACGGCTGCGGCCGCACAACCTGACCTTCGCCCGCTACGAGGCGCTGGTGCTGCTGTCGTTCTCGAAGCGTGGGTCGCTGCCGATGCGACTGATGGGCGAGCGGCTGCAGCTGCACCCGACGTCGATCACCAACATCGTGGACCGACTCGAGGCCGAGGGCCTGGCCCGCCGCCTGCCCCACCCGAACGACCGACGCACCACCCTGGTCGAACTCACCGACACCGGCCGGGAACGGTTGGCCGCGGCCACCGTCGCGGTCACCGCGTCCGACTTCGGCTTCGTCGGGCTCGACCCGTCCGAGCTCGTCCAGCTCTCCGGCCTGCTGACCAAGGTGCGGCGGGCCTCCGGCGACTTCGCCTGA
- a CDS encoding ABC transporter permease yields the protein MRVFAALALAMVKGFFRDRLSLFFSIVFPLFFIIVFGAVFTGGGAARVTVLEVGNVAVVDALPASARTGLDEAVEIRGAASIDDALTAVRRGDAGAAMEQRGQELVLYFSSADPVTAATVQGIFAGFVDQVNIVTSGIPPTYTLTSRQVEDDALQPIQFVAPGMIAYGVAVGATFGAAMMLITWREKRVLRRLRLAPIRTSTVVAARVVVSLTVALVQLAIYVGVSVLPFLGLRLSGAWYMAVPLVLAGTLAFLSIGLLVGAVAKTSEGGAGLVNLITLPMAFLSGAFLPIDTAPGWLTVLSKALPMGYLVEGMKDVMVRGEGPTAALLPIAILLGFAAVLTALATRVFRWDAA from the coding sequence GTGAGGGTGTTCGCCGCGCTGGCCCTGGCCATGGTCAAGGGATTCTTCCGCGACCGGCTGTCGCTGTTCTTCTCGATCGTCTTCCCGCTGTTCTTCATCATCGTGTTCGGCGCGGTGTTCACCGGGGGCGGTGCGGCCCGGGTCACCGTCCTGGAGGTCGGCAACGTGGCCGTCGTCGACGCCTTGCCCGCCTCCGCGCGCACCGGACTGGACGAGGCCGTGGAGATCCGCGGCGCGGCGTCGATCGACGATGCGCTGACCGCCGTCCGGCGGGGGGATGCCGGGGCTGCCATGGAGCAGCGCGGCCAGGAACTGGTCCTGTACTTCTCCTCCGCCGACCCGGTCACCGCGGCCACCGTGCAGGGCATCTTCGCCGGGTTCGTCGACCAGGTGAACATCGTGACCTCGGGCATCCCGCCGACGTACACGTTGACCTCCCGGCAGGTCGAGGACGATGCGCTGCAACCGATCCAGTTCGTCGCCCCGGGGATGATCGCGTACGGCGTCGCGGTCGGTGCGACCTTCGGCGCGGCGATGATGCTGATCACCTGGCGGGAGAAGCGGGTGCTCCGTCGCCTGCGGCTGGCGCCGATCCGCACCTCGACGGTGGTCGCCGCCCGGGTGGTGGTGTCGCTGACCGTCGCGCTCGTGCAGCTGGCCATCTACGTCGGGGTGTCCGTGCTGCCGTTCCTCGGGCTCCGGCTGTCCGGCGCCTGGTACATGGCCGTCCCGCTGGTCCTGGCCGGGACCCTCGCGTTCCTGTCCATCGGGCTGCTCGTCGGCGCGGTGGCGAAGACGTCCGAGGGCGGGGCCGGGCTGGTCAACCTCATCACCCTGCCGATGGCGTTCCTGTCCGGCGCGTTCCTGCCCATCGACACCGCCCCGGGCTGGCTGACGGTGCTGTCGAAGGCGCTGCCGATGGGCTATCTCGTGGAGGGCATGAAGGACGTGATGGTGCGCGGGGAGGGCCCGACGGCGGCGCTGCTGCCCATCGCGATCCTGCTCGGCTTTGCGGCCGTGCTCACGGCGCTCGCCACCCGGGTGTTCCGCTGGGACGCGGCCTGA
- a CDS encoding ABC transporter ATP-binding protein yields MDPDTRTIVASGVVKRYGPLVAVDDVSLSVRRGEFFGILGPNGAGKTTLLEIIEGLRKPDAGTVTVLGLPSWPRDQRLLGRIGVQLQASSFFERLTAGEQLRTFCALYGRPASRATELLELVGLQDKAGVRAEKLSGGQAQRLSIACALVHDPEVVFLDEPTGALDPQARRNLWDLLRAINTRGATVVLTTHSMEEAQTLCDRVAILDGGRVLQLGTPAELIRALDAPVRISLAPGVLSGDGARELVGPVDAEVVVEQDGAGTALVTRRPAPVLAALARADALTGLQVQGANLEDVFLALTGREYRA; encoded by the coding sequence GTGGACCCCGACACCCGGACGATCGTGGCCAGCGGGGTCGTCAAACGCTACGGCCCCCTGGTCGCCGTGGACGACGTCTCCCTGTCGGTGCGGCGGGGCGAGTTCTTCGGCATCCTCGGCCCCAACGGAGCCGGGAAGACGACGCTGCTGGAGATCATCGAGGGGCTGCGCAAGCCCGACGCGGGCACGGTCACCGTCCTGGGCCTGCCCTCCTGGCCCCGGGACCAGCGGCTGCTGGGCCGGATCGGTGTGCAGCTGCAGGCCAGTTCGTTCTTCGAACGGCTGACCGCGGGGGAGCAGCTCCGCACCTTCTGCGCGCTGTACGGCCGACCGGCGAGCCGGGCGACGGAGCTGCTGGAGCTGGTCGGCCTGCAGGACAAGGCGGGCGTGCGGGCCGAGAAGCTGTCCGGCGGGCAGGCGCAGCGGTTGTCCATCGCGTGCGCTCTGGTGCACGACCCGGAGGTCGTCTTCCTGGACGAGCCGACCGGTGCCCTGGACCCGCAGGCCCGTCGGAATCTGTGGGACCTGTTGCGCGCCATCAACACCCGGGGAGCGACCGTCGTGCTGACCACCCACTCCATGGAGGAGGCGCAGACCCTGTGCGACCGGGTGGCCATCCTGGACGGCGGCCGGGTGCTGCAGCTGGGCACACCGGCCGAGCTCATCCGGGCGCTGGACGCCCCGGTGCGGATCTCCTTGGCCCCCGGGGTGCTGTCGGGGGACGGGGCCCGGGAGCTGGTCGGACCGGTCGATGCCGAGGTGGTGGTCGAGCAGGACGGGGCGGGGACGGCGCTGGTCACCCGGCGGCCCGCGCCGGTGCTCGCCGCGCTGGCCCGGGCGGACGCGCTGACCGGGTTGCAGGTCCAGGGGGCCAACCTGGAGGACGTCTTCCTGGCCCTGACCGGACGGGAGTACCGCGCGTGA
- the mce gene encoding methylmalonyl-CoA epimerase yields MMQTVDGPVENAALPGIVGVDHIGLAVPDLTAAVHLHTAVLGGRLEHREENVEQGVVEVMIAFDGGTRVQLLAPTSPDSPVGRFLASRGPGMHHLAYRVSDIGSAAGALRARGMRLLSDTDRLGTAGSRILFVHPRDAGGVLVELVQPARTDQVGTGAAG; encoded by the coding sequence ATGATGCAGACGGTGGACGGGCCGGTCGAGAACGCCGCTCTGCCCGGCATCGTCGGTGTCGACCACATCGGCCTGGCCGTGCCCGACCTGACCGCCGCGGTGCACCTGCACACGGCGGTGCTCGGCGGGCGCCTCGAGCACCGTGAGGAGAACGTGGAGCAGGGCGTCGTCGAGGTGATGATCGCCTTCGACGGCGGCACCCGGGTCCAGCTGCTCGCCCCGACCTCGCCGGACTCACCGGTGGGGCGGTTCCTGGCCTCGCGGGGGCCCGGCATGCACCACCTGGCCTACCGGGTGTCCGACATCGGCTCGGCCGCCGGCGCACTCCGGGCCCGGGGGATGCGCCTGCTGTCCGACACCGACCGCCTCGGCACCGCCGGGTCGCGCATCCTGTTCGTCCACCCCCGCGACGCCGGCGGGGTGCTGGTCGAGCTCGTCCAGCCCGCCCGGACCGACCAGGTGGGGACCGGCGCCGCGGGCTGA
- a CDS encoding ABC transporter ATP-binding protein yields the protein MTDTPHPDQVSGSTTATSGALPGYPTDHAAYPEAAGQAVTIRGLRKSFGQRVAVDDLDLDVPRGSFFGLVGPNGAGKTTTLSMVTGLLRPDSGRIFVAGVDVWGDPVGAKARMGVLPDGLRLFERLSGPELLSYLGRLRGMPAETVTSRATELLHVLDLDEAGGKLVADYSTGMRKKITLAAALLHSPPVLLLDEPLEAVDPVSARIIRTVLSRYTGAGGTVIFSSHVMALVEGLCSHVAVMSRGRLVASGPLAEVRGSASSLDDAFMHLVGADEVGEGGLSWLGSSQA from the coding sequence ATGACTGACACCCCCCACCCAGACCAGGTGTCCGGTTCCACCACGGCGACCAGCGGTGCCTTACCGGGCTATCCCACCGACCACGCCGCCTACCCGGAGGCGGCAGGGCAGGCGGTGACCATCCGGGGGCTGCGCAAGTCGTTCGGTCAACGGGTGGCCGTGGACGATCTCGATCTCGACGTCCCCCGGGGATCCTTCTTCGGTCTGGTCGGCCCGAACGGCGCCGGGAAGACGACCACGCTGTCGATGGTCACCGGTCTGCTGCGGCCGGATTCCGGCCGCATCTTCGTGGCCGGGGTGGACGTGTGGGGTGATCCGGTCGGCGCCAAGGCGCGGATGGGCGTGCTGCCGGACGGCCTGCGCCTGTTCGAGCGGCTGTCCGGCCCGGAGCTGCTCAGCTATCTCGGCCGGCTGCGGGGCATGCCCGCCGAGACGGTGACCTCCCGGGCGACCGAGCTGCTGCACGTGCTGGATCTCGACGAGGCCGGCGGCAAGTTGGTCGCCGACTACTCCACCGGCATGCGCAAGAAGATCACCCTGGCCGCCGCGCTGCTGCACTCCCCGCCGGTGCTGCTGCTCGACGAACCGCTCGAGGCCGTCGATCCGGTGTCCGCCCGCATCATCCGCACGGTGCTGTCGCGCTACACCGGCGCCGGCGGCACCGTCATCTTCTCCAGCCACGTCATGGCCCTGGTCGAGGGGCTGTGCTCACACGTGGCGGTGATGAGCCGCGGCCGGCTCGTCGCCTCCGGGCCGCTCGCCGAGGTGCGCGGCTCGGCGTCGAGCCTGGACGACGCGTTCATGCACCTGGTCGGCGCCGACGAGGTCGGAGAGGGGGGACTGTCGTGGTTGGGGTCTTCGCAAGCCTGA
- a CDS encoding alpha/beta fold hydrolase, with protein MSPAPPIVLLHAFPLDNRLFDGARSLLSGRRLITPDLRGCGDAGPVEPHDTPSIALLADDVVAGWDRQGLESVILGGVSLGGYVALDIVRRHPGRVAGLVLVDTRSGADDDAGRQRREDVAARADHGDRATGEDAIAPLLGDGVDGSCRRELAAIAHAVPAATVAWLQRAMACRPDADAVLRTVGVPVLVVVGEQDSVTPVAEAARMAALVRDGGGSATLVVVPGAGHLTPAEAPAVFVDALVQWVDEHWS; from the coding sequence ATGAGCCCCGCACCCCCGATCGTCCTGCTCCACGCGTTCCCGCTGGACAACAGACTCTTCGACGGTGCCCGCTCGCTGCTGAGCGGCCGCCGGCTGATCACCCCGGATCTGCGCGGGTGCGGCGACGCCGGCCCGGTGGAGCCCCACGACACCCCCTCGATCGCCCTGCTGGCCGATGACGTCGTCGCCGGGTGGGACCGGCAGGGGCTGGAGTCCGTGATCCTCGGCGGCGTCTCCCTCGGTGGGTACGTGGCGCTGGACATCGTGCGCCGGCATCCCGGTCGGGTGGCCGGGCTCGTGCTGGTGGACACCCGGTCCGGTGCCGACGACGACGCGGGCCGGCAACGCCGGGAGGACGTCGCCGCGCGGGCGGACCACGGCGACCGGGCCACCGGGGAGGACGCGATCGCCCCCCTGCTGGGGGACGGCGTCGACGGGTCCTGTCGTCGCGAGCTCGCGGCCATCGCCCACGCCGTGCCCGCGGCGACCGTCGCCTGGTTGCAACGTGCCATGGCCTGCCGCCCCGATGCCGACGCCGTGCTGCGGACGGTGGGTGTGCCCGTGCTGGTCGTGGTGGGGGAGCAGGACTCCGTCACGCCGGTCGCCGAGGCGGCCCGGATGGCCGCTCTGGTGCGGGACGGCGGGGGGTCGGCCACCCTGGTCGTCGTCCCGGGTGCGGGACATCTGACCCCGGCCGAGGCTCCGGCCGTATTCGTCGACGCGCTGGTGCAGTGGGTGGACGAGCACTGGTCCTGA
- a CDS encoding phosphatidate cytidylyltransferase, which yields MSQSPLGPTGDGPSATAAAARPASRAGRNLPMAIAVGLGLGVVIVATLLFFRPGFVVIIAAAVAASVWELRITLASRGITLAWVPVAVGSIATIVLAWPYGHAAQAAGIALTALACMAWRFRGGADGYLTDVGVSVFLAVYLGLFASAATLMVAAPDGSARVLTFLIVVVCSDTGGYASGVFFGKHPIAPTISPKKSWEGFAGSVAVAMTGGALSVGLLLHAPWWQGLLLGIVLAVTATGGDLAESLMKRDLGVKDMGTLLPGHGGIMDRLDSLLPSAVVCWMLLAVFVPVTG from the coding sequence ATGAGCCAGTCGCCGCTGGGGCCGACCGGGGACGGCCCGTCCGCCACCGCTGCTGCGGCCCGGCCCGCCTCGCGGGCCGGTCGCAACCTCCCCATGGCGATCGCGGTCGGGCTGGGGCTCGGCGTGGTCATCGTGGCGACCCTGTTGTTCTTCCGCCCGGGCTTCGTCGTCATCATCGCCGCTGCGGTCGCCGCGTCGGTGTGGGAGCTGCGGATCACGCTGGCCTCCCGGGGGATCACCCTGGCCTGGGTGCCGGTCGCCGTCGGATCGATCGCGACCATCGTCCTGGCCTGGCCCTACGGGCACGCAGCCCAGGCCGCCGGCATCGCCCTCACCGCGCTGGCCTGCATGGCCTGGCGCTTCCGGGGCGGAGCCGACGGGTACCTCACCGACGTCGGCGTATCGGTCTTCCTGGCCGTCTACCTCGGACTCTTCGCCTCGGCCGCCACCCTGATGGTCGCGGCGCCGGACGGCTCGGCCCGGGTGCTCACGTTTCTCATCGTGGTGGTCTGCTCCGACACCGGCGGGTACGCCAGCGGGGTGTTCTTCGGCAAGCACCCGATCGCTCCGACGATCTCCCCGAAGAAGTCCTGGGAGGGGTTCGCGGGGTCGGTCGCCGTCGCCATGACCGGTGGGGCGCTGTCCGTCGGCCTGCTGCTGCACGCCCCGTGGTGGCAGGGGCTGCTGCTCGGCATCGTGCTGGCCGTCACCGCCACCGGCGGGGACCTCGCCGAATCACTGATGAAGCGCGATCTCGGCGTCAAGGACATGGGCACCCTGCTCCCCGGGCACGGCGGCATCATGGACCGGCTCGACTCGCTGCTGCCGTCCGCGGTGGTCTGCTGGATGCTGCTCGCCGTATTCGTCCCGGTGACCGGCTGA
- the frr gene encoding ribosome recycling factor has protein sequence MIDEAMFDAEEKMEKAVTKVKEDLSTLRTGRANPNTFGRVTIDYYGAPTPLTQMATITIPEARMAVIKPYDASQLTAIEKAIQQSDLGVNPGNDGVVIRVVFPQLTEERRRELGKSARAKGEDARVSIRNIRRRTKEELDRIVKDGEAGEDEGARAEKELQTLTDKYIASVEDLIKNKEAELLEV, from the coding sequence GTGATCGACGAAGCCATGTTCGACGCCGAGGAGAAGATGGAGAAGGCCGTCACCAAGGTGAAGGAGGATCTGTCCACGCTCCGCACCGGGCGGGCCAACCCCAACACCTTCGGTCGGGTCACCATCGACTACTACGGCGCGCCGACCCCGCTGACCCAGATGGCCACCATCACCATCCCCGAGGCGCGGATGGCGGTCATCAAGCCCTACGACGCCAGCCAGCTGACCGCGATCGAGAAGGCCATCCAGCAGTCCGATCTCGGGGTCAACCCGGGTAACGACGGCGTCGTCATCCGGGTGGTGTTCCCGCAGCTGACCGAGGAGCGCCGCCGCGAGCTCGGCAAGTCCGCCCGGGCCAAGGGCGAGGACGCGCGGGTCTCCATCCGCAACATCCGCCGCCGCACCAAGGAGGAGCTGGACCGCATCGTCAAGGACGGTGAGGCCGGCGAGGACGAGGGTGCCCGCGCGGAGAAGGAACTGCAGACGCTCACCGACAAGTACATCGCCTCGGTCGAGGATCTGATCAAGAACAAGGAAGCCGAGCTGCTCGAGGTGTGA
- the pyrH gene encoding UMP kinase, with translation MGQSDANESGAGRTDGGATAEGAATTVTDRPAFRRVLLKLGGEMFGGGSVGVDPTVVKEVARQIAEVADSGVQVAVVIGGGNFFRGAQLSEEGMDRARSDYMGMLGTVMNCLALQDFLEREHGLDTRVQTAITMGQVAEPYIPRRAIRHLEKGRVVIFGAGVGMPYFSTDTTAAQRALEIDAEVVLLAKGVDGVYDSDPKTNPDATMFAEITHREVLERGLKVADATAFSLCMDNAMPIIVFNLLLDGNIGRAVRGVPIGTLVATPATREDQS, from the coding sequence ATGGGGCAGTCCGACGCGAACGAGTCCGGGGCCGGTCGCACCGACGGCGGCGCCACCGCGGAAGGCGCGGCGACCACCGTCACCGACCGCCCGGCCTTCCGCCGGGTGCTGCTCAAGCTCGGCGGCGAGATGTTCGGCGGCGGTTCCGTCGGCGTCGACCCCACCGTGGTCAAGGAGGTGGCCCGGCAGATCGCCGAGGTCGCCGACAGCGGTGTGCAGGTCGCGGTGGTCATCGGCGGCGGCAACTTCTTCCGCGGCGCCCAGCTCTCCGAGGAGGGCATGGACCGGGCCCGTTCGGACTACATGGGCATGCTCGGCACCGTGATGAACTGCCTGGCCCTGCAGGACTTCCTGGAACGCGAGCACGGCCTGGACACCCGGGTGCAGACCGCGATCACCATGGGGCAGGTCGCCGAGCCGTACATCCCGCGCCGCGCCATCCGGCACCTGGAGAAGGGCCGCGTGGTCATCTTCGGCGCCGGGGTCGGCATGCCGTACTTCTCGACCGACACCACCGCCGCGCAGCGCGCGCTGGAGATCGACGCCGAGGTCGTGCTCCTGGCCAAGGGTGTCGACGGTGTCTACGACAGCGATCCGAAGACCAACCCGGACGCGACCATGTTCGCCGAGATCACCCACCGCGAGGTGCTCGAGCGCGGCCTCAAGGTGGCCGACGCCACCGCGTTCAGCTTGTGCATGGACAACGCCATGCCCATCATCGTGTTCAACCTGTTGCTGGACGGCAACATCGGGCGCGCGGTCCGTGGCGTGCCTATCGGCACCCTGGTCGCCACGCCCGCCACCCGAGAGGATCAGTCGTGA
- the tsf gene encoding translation elongation factor Ts, producing MANYTAADVKRLRELTGAGFMDCKKALEETDSDFEKAVEVLRIKGAKDVGKRAERTAAEGMVAASGHALIELNSETDFVAKNSEFQELGAKIAEAAAGLSGQVDVAAVLAAPLDGGTVEQAIAALSAKIGEKLVLNRVARFEGDTAVYLHKRSADLPPSIGVLVAYTGTGDEAQETARGAAMQVSALKARYVSRDAVPADVVESEKRIAEATAREEGKPEGALPKIVEGRVNGFYKESVLVEQASVRDSKQTVGKQLADAGVAVTDFVRFEVGTA from the coding sequence ATGGCGAACTACACCGCTGCAGATGTCAAGCGTCTCCGTGAGTTGACCGGAGCCGGGTTCATGGATTGCAAGAAGGCGCTCGAGGAGACCGACAGCGACTTCGAGAAGGCCGTCGAGGTCCTCCGGATCAAGGGCGCCAAGGACGTCGGGAAGCGCGCCGAGCGCACCGCCGCCGAGGGCATGGTGGCCGCCAGCGGCCACGCGCTCATCGAGCTCAACTCCGAGACCGACTTCGTCGCCAAGAACTCCGAGTTCCAGGAGCTGGGCGCGAAGATCGCCGAGGCCGCCGCCGGGCTGTCCGGCCAGGTCGACGTGGCCGCCGTGCTGGCCGCCCCGCTCGACGGTGGCACCGTCGAGCAGGCGATCGCCGCCCTCTCGGCCAAGATCGGCGAGAAGCTCGTCCTCAACCGGGTCGCCCGCTTCGAGGGCGACACCGCCGTGTACCTGCACAAGCGGTCCGCCGACCTGCCGCCGTCCATCGGCGTGCTCGTCGCCTACACCGGCACCGGTGACGAGGCCCAGGAGACCGCCCGTGGCGCGGCCATGCAGGTCTCCGCGCTCAAGGCCCGCTACGTCTCCCGGGACGCCGTCCCGGCCGACGTGGTCGAGTCCGAGAAGCGCATCGCCGAGGCGACCGCCCGCGAGGAGGGCAAGCCCGAGGGTGCCCTGCCGAAGATCGTCGAGGGCCGGGTGAACGGCTTCTACAAGGAGTCCGTCCTGGTCGAGCAGGCCTCGGTCCGCGACAGCAAGCAGACCGTCGGCAAGCAGCTGGCCGACGCCGGCGTCGCCGTCACCGACTTCGTGCGGTTCGAGGTCGGCACCGCCTGA
- the rpsB gene encoding 30S ribosomal protein S2 translates to MAVVTMREMLDAGVHFGHQTRRWNPKMKRFIFTERNGIYIIDLQQTLSYIDRAYEFIRETVARGGTVLFIGTKRQAQEAIAEQATRVSMPYVNQRWLGGMLTNFQTVHKRLQRLKDLEAMETSGEFDGRTKKEVLLLTREKDKLSKTLGGIRDMAKVPSAVWIVDTKKEHIAVGEARKLNIPVVAVLDTNCDPDEVDFPVPGNDDAIRSAALLTKVVAQAVADGLIARSGGNTGTQAEEPLAEWEREMLAASAEAPAIPADAPITDVRSETEAGAVAENQVQADVAQGVAETPVDQQGVNAS, encoded by the coding sequence ATGGCTGTCGTCACCATGCGCGAGATGCTGGATGCGGGTGTCCACTTCGGGCACCAGACCCGGCGCTGGAACCCGAAGATGAAGCGCTTCATCTTCACCGAGCGCAACGGCATCTACATCATCGATCTCCAGCAGACGCTGTCGTACATCGACCGCGCCTACGAGTTCATCCGCGAGACCGTGGCCCGCGGCGGCACGGTGCTGTTCATCGGCACCAAGCGCCAGGCCCAGGAGGCGATCGCCGAGCAGGCGACCCGCGTCTCCATGCCCTACGTCAACCAGCGCTGGCTGGGCGGCATGCTCACCAACTTCCAGACGGTGCACAAGCGTCTGCAGCGCCTCAAGGACCTCGAGGCGATGGAGACCTCCGGCGAGTTCGACGGCCGCACCAAGAAGGAGGTGCTGCTGCTGACCCGTGAGAAGGACAAGCTGAGCAAGACCCTCGGTGGCATCCGCGACATGGCCAAGGTGCCCTCCGCGGTGTGGATCGTCGACACCAAGAAGGAGCACATCGCCGTCGGCGAGGCTCGCAAGCTGAACATCCCCGTCGTCGCGGTGCTCGACACCAACTGCGATCCCGACGAGGTCGACTTCCCGGTCCCCGGCAACGACGACGCGATCCGCTCCGCCGCGCTGCTGACCAAGGTCGTCGCCCAGGCCGTCGCCGACGGTCTCATCGCCCGGTCCGGTGGCAACACCGGTACCCAGGCCGAGGAGCCGCTGGCCGAGTGGGAGCGGGAGATGCTCGCCGCCTCCGCCGAGGCTCCGGCCATCCCGGCCGACGCCCCGATCACCGACGTCCGGTCGGAGACCGAGGCCGGTGCCGTGGCCGAGAACCAGGTCCAGGCCGATGTCGCGCAGGGTGTCGCCGAGACCCCGGTCGACCAGCAGGGCGTCAACGCGTCCTGA
- a CDS encoding M23 family metallopeptidase, whose amino-acid sequence MRLPWVLTVAGLLLTSLTPPADAPSGRNSPPAVALVAGVGDQDTFVLPVPGAPVFTPFRAPAHRYGAGHRGVDLAGGPGVAVLAAGDGVVAFAGTVAGRPVVSVQHPSGLRTTYEPVLASVAAGADVRAGDVLGTLQDGHPGCSTSCLHWGARLLDGDYLDPMSLLGPRRVRLYPWVDP is encoded by the coding sequence ATGAGACTCCCGTGGGTGCTGACGGTCGCCGGCCTGCTGCTGACCTCCCTGACCCCGCCCGCCGATGCCCCGTCCGGCCGGAACTCGCCCCCGGCCGTGGCCTTGGTGGCCGGGGTGGGCGACCAGGACACGTTCGTCCTGCCCGTGCCGGGCGCCCCGGTGTTCACCCCGTTCCGGGCTCCGGCCCACCGGTACGGGGCGGGGCACCGGGGGGTGGACCTGGCCGGTGGTCCCGGGGTGGCCGTCCTGGCCGCCGGTGACGGGGTGGTCGCCTTCGCCGGCACGGTGGCCGGTCGCCCGGTCGTGTCGGTGCAGCACCCGTCCGGTCTGCGCACCACGTACGAGCCCGTCCTGGCCTCGGTCGCGGCGGGTGCCGATGTCCGGGCGGGCGACGTGCTGGGCACCCTGCAGGACGGTCACCCGGGTTGTTCGACGTCCTGCCTGCACTGGGGCGCCCGACTCCTCGACGGCGACTACCTGGACCCGATGAGCCTGCTCGGACCCCGCCGGGTCCGGCTGTACCCGTGGGTGGATCCGTGA